The following coding sequences are from one Rhipicephalus microplus isolate Deutch F79 chromosome 3, USDA_Rmic, whole genome shotgun sequence window:
- the LOC119174930 gene encoding mitochondrial ubiquitin ligase activator of NFKB 1, with the protein MSFDWLTQYLTFENVCFGVNLVTLSVIYKAYRSKVTNFEAVQTARQLDIDKNLASKLLEEYPNATVVHALIRGQVKAIGEKIKSRHLRGAKAVIQECCLTEHKIQWSPVSRFWSQTQREIHRIINYVPFALTSKHSNVMVEVLDPQECENIPVNCVYENFIPNREGLSGVFFGWLRGEQTKGIEEQEFLLEEGTTLTAFGTLTVMNDGSVKLMPPADGVSYYLTQLSHPALVSKLRSELTVLRVVSFVLGCTALGLSCYLVFTWWKARQALAQQKKDSMRREEARKERRKLNRETSSEVPCCVICRTNPVEVMILECGHVCLCTDCSELVSGNCPMCRSPIKRIVAAFLP; encoded by the exons ATGTCCTTCGATTGGCTTACGCAATACCTAACGTTCGAAAACGTTTGCTTTGGTGTCAACCTTGTCACGCTCAGTGTAATCTATAAGGCGTACCGGTCTAAAGTGACGAATTTCGAGGCAGTACAG ACAGCCCGTCAATTGGACATTGACAAGAACTTAGCATCAAAGTTGCTCGAAGAGTATCCCAATGCCACTGTTGTGCACGCGCTCATCAGAGGCCAAGTCAAGGCCATTGGTGAAAAGATCAAGAGCAGGCACCTGCGCGGTGCCAAGGCAGTCATCCAGGAATGCTGCCTCACAGAGCACAAGATCCAATGGAGCCCCGTGTCCCGCTTCTG GTCACAGACTCAACGAGAGATACACCGTATCATCAACTACGTGCCGTTTGCCCTTACCTCAAAACACAGCAACGTGATGGTCGAAGTGCTAGACCCCCAGGAGTGTGAGAATATTCCAGTAAACTGTGTCTACGAGAACTTCATCCCGAATCGAGAAGGCCTGAGTGGCGTTTTCTTTGGCTGGCTGCGTGGAGAACAGACCAAGGGCATCGAAGAGCAAGAATTCCTTCTCGAAGAAGGCACCACTCTAACTGCATTTGGCACATTGACAGTCATGAACGATGGTTCTGTCAAGCTGATGCCACCAGCTGATGGTGTCTCTTACTATCTTACGCAGCTAAGCCATCCAGCTCTCGTGTCCAAGCTGCGTTCAGAACTCACTGTACTGCGTGTGGTCAGCTTCGTCCTTGGCTGTACGGCTCTAGGTTTGTCATGCTACCTGGTGTTCACGTGGTGGAAAGCAAGGCAGGCATTGGCTCAGCAAAAGAAGGACTCGATGCGCCGTGAAGAAGCACGGAAGGAAAGACGGAAGCTCAATCGTGAAACGTCTTCAGAGGTCCCGTGTTGCGTCATCTGCCGCACAAACCCCGTAGAAGTGATGATCCTAGAGTGTGGACATGTGTGTCTGTGCACTGACTGCTCGGAGTTGGTTTCTGGAAACTGCCCCATGTGTCGCTCGCCCATCAAGCGAATTGTAGCGGCGTTTCTTCCTTGA